From the genome of Drosophila melanogaster chromosome 2L, one region includes:
- the lok gene encoding loki, isoform B codes for MARDTQGTQGTQSQASNIWTQVESQPMEKIVWGRLYGKNIKIKSLDLNNDEFTAGRGEANDLILTLNDLPEKILTRISKVHFIIKRANCELTNPVYIQDLSRNGTFVNNEKIGTNRMRILKNDDVISLSHPTYKAFVFKDLSPNESIGLPEEINKTYYVNRKLGSGAYGLVRLVYDTRTCQQFAMKIVKKNMLSGARPSTNFSDPDRVLNEAKIMKNLSHPCVVRMHDIVDKPDSVYMVLEFMRGGDLLNRIISNKLLSEDISKLYFYQMCHAVKYLHDRGITHRDLKPDNVLLETNDEETLLKVSDFGLSKFVQKDSVMRTLCGTPLYVAPEVLITGGREAYTKKVDIWSLGVVLFTCLSGTLPFSDEYGTPAAQQIKKGRFAYGHPSWKSVSQRAKLLINQMLIVDPERRPSIDDVLQSSWLRDAPMLQKAKRLMKLDGMEIEEENFLEPPTKRSRR; via the exons ATGGCACGCGACACACAAGGAACGCAGGGAACCCAGAGTCAGGCCTCCAATATCTGGACGCAGGTGGAGAGCCAGCCGATGGAGAAGATAGTCTGGGGTcgattgtacggcaagaacatTAAGATCAAATCGCTGG ATCTCAACAACGACGAGTTCACCGCAGGACGAGGGGAGGCCAACGACTTGATCCTCACGCTCAACGATTTGCCCGAGAAAATCCTGACGCGCATTTCCAAAGTGCATTTTATCATAAAGCGGGCAAACTGCGAACTTACCAATCCAGTTTATATTCAG GATCTCTCACGCAACGGGACGTTTGTGAATAACGAGAAAATTGGCACAAACAGGATGCGAATCCTAAAGAATGACGACGTAATTTCCCTGTCCCACCCAACGTACAAAG CCTTTGTATTCAAGGATCTCAGCCCGAATGAGTCGATCGGGCTTCCCGAGGAGATTAACAAGACGTATTATGTAAATCGCAAGCTGGGATCTGGAGCGTACGGACTGGTGCGTTTGGTCTATGACACCCGCACCTGCCAGCAGTTTGCGATGAAAATCGTTAAGAAGAATATGCTCTCTGGGGCGCGACCCAGTACCAATTTCAGTGATCCCGACCGGGTGCTGAACGAAGCCAAGATTATGAAGAATCTTTCACATCCGTGCGTGGTTCGCATGCACGACATCGTGGACAAGCCGGATTCTGTGTATATGGTGCTGGAGTTTATGCGCGGCGGCGACCTGCTTAACCGGATCATCAGCAACAAACTACTTAGCGAGGACATCTCGAAGCTTTACTTTTACCAAATGTGCCATGCCGTCAAGTACCTACACGATCGGG GCATCACCCATCGTGACCTTAAGCCTGACAATGTTTTGCTGGAGACCAATGACGAGGAGACCCTACTGAAGGTCTCCGATTTCGGGCTGAGTAAGTTTGTGCAGAAGGACTCGGTTATGCGCACGCTCTGTGGCACACCTCTCTACGTGGCCCCTGAGGTGCTGATTACCGGCGGCCGAGAAGCCTACACCAAGAAAGTGGACATTTGGAGCTTGGGAGTGGTGCTATTTACTTG CCTGAGTGGCACTCTGCCCTTTTCGGACGAGTACGGCACCCCGGCGGCCCAGCAAATAAAGAAGGGCAGATTCGCGTATGGACACCCTTCTTGGAAGAGTGTCTCGCAGCGCGCCAAGCTGCTGATCAACCAAATGCTCATTGTGGATCCCGAGAGGCGACCCTCAATCGACGACGTTTTGCAGAGCAGCTGGCTGCGCGATGCGCCCATGCTGCAGAAGGCGAAGAGGCTGATGAAGCTCGATGGCATGGAAATCGAGGAGGAGAACTTCCTTGAGCCACCCACCAAGCGATCGCGACGCTAG
- the lok gene encoding loki, isoform D, with the protein MARDTQGTQGTQSQASNIWTQVESQPMEKIVWGRLYGKNIKIKSLDLNNDEFTAGRGEANDLILTLNDLPEKILTRISKVHFIIKRANCELTNPVYIQDLSRNGTFVNNEKIGTNRMRILKNDDVISLSHPTYKAFVFKDLSPNESIGLPEEINKTYYVNRKLGSGAYGLVRLVYDTRTCQQFAMKIVKKNMLSGARPSTNFSDPDRVLNEAKIMKNLSHPCVVRMHDIVDKPDSVYMVLEFMRGGDLLNRIISNKLLSEDISKLYFYQMCHAVKYLHDRGKTN; encoded by the exons ATGGCACGCGACACACAAGGAACGCAGGGAACCCAGAGTCAGGCCTCCAATATCTGGACGCAGGTGGAGAGCCAGCCGATGGAGAAGATAGTCTGGGGTcgattgtacggcaagaacatTAAGATCAAATCGCTGG ATCTCAACAACGACGAGTTCACCGCAGGACGAGGGGAGGCCAACGACTTGATCCTCACGCTCAACGATTTGCCCGAGAAAATCCTGACGCGCATTTCCAAAGTGCATTTTATCATAAAGCGGGCAAACTGCGAACTTACCAATCCAGTTTATATTCAG GATCTCTCACGCAACGGGACGTTTGTGAATAACGAGAAAATTGGCACAAACAGGATGCGAATCCTAAAGAATGACGACGTAATTTCCCTGTCCCACCCAACGTACAAAG CCTTTGTATTCAAGGATCTCAGCCCGAATGAGTCGATCGGGCTTCCCGAGGAGATTAACAAGACGTATTATGTAAATCGCAAGCTGGGATCTGGAGCGTACGGACTGGTGCGTTTGGTCTATGACACCCGCACCTGCCAGCAGTTTGCGATGAAAATCGTTAAGAAGAATATGCTCTCTGGGGCGCGACCCAGTACCAATTTCAGTGATCCCGACCGGGTGCTGAACGAAGCCAAGATTATGAAGAATCTTTCACATCCGTGCGTGGTTCGCATGCACGACATCGTGGACAAGCCGGATTCTGTGTATATGGTGCTGGAGTTTATGCGCGGCGGCGACCTGCTTAACCGGATCATCAGCAACAAACTACTTAGCGAGGACATCTCGAAGCTTTACTTTTACCAAATGTGCCATGCCGTCAAGTACCTACACGATCGGGGTAAaacaaattag
- the bwa gene encoding brain washing, isoform B, translating into MGGMGGGGLLDIYAMAWEHLRPGSSPVDWCEGNYLISSNIAEFVNTFSNFLFILLPPVLIMLFKEYGRFVTPGIHVIWVLLIVVGLSSMYFHATLSLIGQLLDELAILWVFMAAFSLFYPKRYYPKFVKNDRKTFSWLMLLSAIAATGLSWWKPIVNAFVLMFMSVPTMVMLYTELQRVSDQRVYRLGIRSTTVWAVAVFCWINDRIFCEAWSSINFPYLHGFWHIFIFIAAYTVLVLFAYFYVESELPQRQPLLKYWPKNEFEFGIPFISIRNPDSKDWLVYCSLYMQDYDYDYKHRKN; encoded by the exons ATGGGCGGGATGGGGGGCGGCGGGCTGCTGGACATCTACGCCATGGCCTGGGAGCACCTAAGACCCGGAAGCTCGCCCGTCGACTGGTGCGAAGGCAACTACTTGATTTCGTCCAACATCGCCGAGTTCGTGAACACG TTTAGCAACTTCCTGTTCATCCTACTGCCGCCCGTCCTTATAATGCTCTTCAAGGAGTACGGACGCTTTGTGACGCCCGGAATCCACGTCATCTGGGTGCTGCTCATCGTGGTTGGCCTGAGTTCGATGTACTTCCATGCCACTTTGAGTCTGATTGGCCAGCTGCTGGACGAACTGGCCATACTCTGGGTCTTCATGGCGGCCTTTTCGCTCTTCTATCCGAAGCGATACTATCCCAAGTTCGTGAAAAACGATCG CAAAACCTTCAGTTGGCTCATGCTCTTGTCGGCGATTGCTGCGACGGGCTTGTCGTGGTGGAAGCCCATTGTTAACGCCTTTGTTCTCATGTTCATGAGTGTGCCGACCATGGTAATGCTCTACACAGAGCTGCAGAG AGTTAGTGACCAGAGGGTCTACCGCCTGGGCATCCGATCGACGACCGTCTGGGCTGTTGCGGTGTTCTGCTGGATCAATGACCGGATCTTCTGCGAGGCCTGGTCCTCGATCAATTTTCCATACCTGCACGGCTTCTGGCacatattcatttttataGCCGCCTACACGGTGCTGGTGCTTTTCGCCTACTTCTACGTGGAATCGGAGCTGCCCCAGCGACAGCCGCTGCTGAAGTACTGGCCAAAGAACGAGTTCGAGTTCGGGATACCCTTCATTTCGATCCGGAATCCAG
- the lok gene encoding loki, isoform A: MARDTQGTQGTQSQASNIWTQVESQPMEKIVWGRLYGKNIKIKSLGTSSKYRIIYTHSSFSVDLNNDEFTAGRGEANDLILTLNDLPEKILTRISKVHFIIKRANCELTNPVYIQDLSRNGTFVNNEKIGTNRMRILKNDDVISLSHPTYKAFVFKDLSPNESIGLPEEINKTYYVNRKLGSGAYGLVRLVYDTRTCQQFAMKIVKKNMLSGARPSTNFSDPDRVLNEAKIMKNLSHPCVVRMHDIVDKPDSVYMVLEFMRGGDLLNRIISNKLLSEDISKLYFYQMCHAVKYLHDRGITHRDLKPDNVLLETNDEETLLKVSDFGLSKFVQKDSVMRTLCGTPLYVAPEVLITGGREAYTKKVDIWSLGVVLFTCLSGTLPFSDEYGTPAAQQIKKGRFAYGHPSWKSVSQRAKLLINQMLIVDPERRPSIDDVLQSSWLRDAPMLQKAKRLMKLDGMEIEEENFLEPPTKRSRR; this comes from the exons ATGGCACGCGACACACAAGGAACGCAGGGAACCCAGAGTCAGGCCTCCAATATCTGGACGCAGGTGGAGAGCCAGCCGATGGAGAAGATAGTCTGGGGTcgattgtacggcaagaacatTAAGATCAAATCGCTGGGTACGAGTTCAAAATACCGAATCATTTATACGCATTCGTCCTTTTCTGTTG ATCTCAACAACGACGAGTTCACCGCAGGACGAGGGGAGGCCAACGACTTGATCCTCACGCTCAACGATTTGCCCGAGAAAATCCTGACGCGCATTTCCAAAGTGCATTTTATCATAAAGCGGGCAAACTGCGAACTTACCAATCCAGTTTATATTCAG GATCTCTCACGCAACGGGACGTTTGTGAATAACGAGAAAATTGGCACAAACAGGATGCGAATCCTAAAGAATGACGACGTAATTTCCCTGTCCCACCCAACGTACAAAG CCTTTGTATTCAAGGATCTCAGCCCGAATGAGTCGATCGGGCTTCCCGAGGAGATTAACAAGACGTATTATGTAAATCGCAAGCTGGGATCTGGAGCGTACGGACTGGTGCGTTTGGTCTATGACACCCGCACCTGCCAGCAGTTTGCGATGAAAATCGTTAAGAAGAATATGCTCTCTGGGGCGCGACCCAGTACCAATTTCAGTGATCCCGACCGGGTGCTGAACGAAGCCAAGATTATGAAGAATCTTTCACATCCGTGCGTGGTTCGCATGCACGACATCGTGGACAAGCCGGATTCTGTGTATATGGTGCTGGAGTTTATGCGCGGCGGCGACCTGCTTAACCGGATCATCAGCAACAAACTACTTAGCGAGGACATCTCGAAGCTTTACTTTTACCAAATGTGCCATGCCGTCAAGTACCTACACGATCGGG GCATCACCCATCGTGACCTTAAGCCTGACAATGTTTTGCTGGAGACCAATGACGAGGAGACCCTACTGAAGGTCTCCGATTTCGGGCTGAGTAAGTTTGTGCAGAAGGACTCGGTTATGCGCACGCTCTGTGGCACACCTCTCTACGTGGCCCCTGAGGTGCTGATTACCGGCGGCCGAGAAGCCTACACCAAGAAAGTGGACATTTGGAGCTTGGGAGTGGTGCTATTTACTTG CCTGAGTGGCACTCTGCCCTTTTCGGACGAGTACGGCACCCCGGCGGCCCAGCAAATAAAGAAGGGCAGATTCGCGTATGGACACCCTTCTTGGAAGAGTGTCTCGCAGCGCGCCAAGCTGCTGATCAACCAAATGCTCATTGTGGATCCCGAGAGGCGACCCTCAATCGACGACGTTTTGCAGAGCAGCTGGCTGCGCGATGCGCCCATGCTGCAGAAGGCGAAGAGGCTGATGAAGCTCGATGGCATGGAAATCGAGGAGGAGAACTTCCTTGAGCCACCCACCAAGCGATCGCGACGCTAG
- the bwa gene encoding brain washing, isoform A, giving the protein MGGMGGGGLLDIYAMAWEHLRPGSSPVDWCEGNYLISSNIAEFVNTFSNFLFILLPPVLIMLFKEYGRFVTPGIHVIWVLLIVVGLSSMYFHATLSLIGQLLDELAILWVFMAAFSLFYPKRYYPKFVKNDRKTFSWLMLLSAIAATGLSWWKPIVNAFVLMFMSVPTMVMLYTELQRVSDQRVYRLGIRSTTVWAVAVFCWINDRIFCEAWSSINFPYLHGFWHIFIFIAAYTVLVLFAYFYVESELPQRQPLLKYWPKNEFEFGIPFISIRNPGKALRNTI; this is encoded by the exons ATGGGCGGGATGGGGGGCGGCGGGCTGCTGGACATCTACGCCATGGCCTGGGAGCACCTAAGACCCGGAAGCTCGCCCGTCGACTGGTGCGAAGGCAACTACTTGATTTCGTCCAACATCGCCGAGTTCGTGAACACG TTTAGCAACTTCCTGTTCATCCTACTGCCGCCCGTCCTTATAATGCTCTTCAAGGAGTACGGACGCTTTGTGACGCCCGGAATCCACGTCATCTGGGTGCTGCTCATCGTGGTTGGCCTGAGTTCGATGTACTTCCATGCCACTTTGAGTCTGATTGGCCAGCTGCTGGACGAACTGGCCATACTCTGGGTCTTCATGGCGGCCTTTTCGCTCTTCTATCCGAAGCGATACTATCCCAAGTTCGTGAAAAACGATCG CAAAACCTTCAGTTGGCTCATGCTCTTGTCGGCGATTGCTGCGACGGGCTTGTCGTGGTGGAAGCCCATTGTTAACGCCTTTGTTCTCATGTTCATGAGTGTGCCGACCATGGTAATGCTCTACACAGAGCTGCAGAG AGTTAGTGACCAGAGGGTCTACCGCCTGGGCATCCGATCGACGACCGTCTGGGCTGTTGCGGTGTTCTGCTGGATCAATGACCGGATCTTCTGCGAGGCCTGGTCCTCGATCAATTTTCCATACCTGCACGGCTTCTGGCacatattcatttttataGCCGCCTACACGGTGCTGGTGCTTTTCGCCTACTTCTACGTGGAATCGGAGCTGCCCCAGCGACAGCCGCTGCTGAAGTACTGGCCAAAGAACGAGTTCGAGTTCGGGATACCCTTCATTTCGATCCGGAATCCAGGTAAGGCTCTGCGCAACACCATCTAA
- the barr gene encoding barren, isoform C, protein MTLPRLETPLRRSAVGSYQEGVSRMLTPFNDDEAERREARRRTLLQQHHRSSTLESIEDNETIKNCLELYNGNKVSKDNAWNLMLIDSLANLLDHHHKRMSNFKMAGSSLEASSKVYGLRVDSIYLDAMRISAGLSARTLTDKQINAAEDDDGPQGEQATGEGQDSAQQAAKEAAPKPKRQKKPISTVTKNRETLNSRLDTAPLQDPVFGKLNSTVGSINASNRLMHNILPSFDSELRLRTTYNFWNSEESTEEVQDHTTLNAEMEQWPATSLMSTNLMRKLLPHAERSNLRPLHTGYIITSAPNPKSANEKAAEVVQDEDHDEGLDNADDMCVNEISMAFDINAECEPMPDLDGPPPLVLEVDSNELEELTAEEQMVINNCRRLRKQTEFIEDLRPVDGNSKLEYSYRPMDQISQFWAGPSHWKFKRTRPRSTFSQTNGQVDTQPIRTQRAKKSAHLNANRRAKALDYGNVTENFFQQLDTTIRQRKANFQKKWDPRKLILPTKFELDPDLFFKYESAPSIKLSKRAGEPDSDEGGDLGIDMDADMHHDDDNDQELFNNEHFTDAVPANVSVIAAIAAEQAAEASMMNVSAGEIGLTQMNATCNNTVFEIGTEFEGAPSQVAKVIVPFAKRAKVIDMKNLKKSCNSLIQKQLLNAVPEETIPSHPKKKGEHYSKGFASFQQVYQKLPDLLTTKMSDSLSPSVAFYAVLHLANDLKLRLIPQEDLEDFQIRQVLD, encoded by the exons ATGACTCTGCCCCGCTTAGAAACTCCGCTCAGGCGGTCCGCAGTAGGCAGTTACCAGGAGGGGGTGTCCCGCATGCTAACCCCCTTTAACGACGACGAGGCGGAAAGGCGGGAAGCCCGACGTCGCACGCTCCTTCAGCAGCATCACCGGTCGAGCACTCTGGAGTCCATCGAGGACAATGAGACCATCAAAAATTGCTTGGAGCTCTACAATGGCAACAAGGTGAGCAAGGACAACGCCTGGAACCTGATGCTCATCGATTCGTTGGCCAATTTGCTGGATCACCATCACAAGCGCATGAGCAACTTCAAG ATGGCTGGTTCCTCTTTAGAAGCCTCTTCCAAGGTTTACGGCCTGCGTGTGGACTCCATCTACTTGGACGCCATGCGCATTTCAGCTGGCTTGAGTGCACGAACTCTTACGGATAAGCAAATAAATGCTGCCGAGGATGATGATGGCCCCCAAGGTGAACAGGCTACTGGCGAGGGTCAGGACTCAGCGCAACAGGCAGCAAAAGAAGCAGCACCGAAGCCCAAACGGCAAAAGAAACCCATATCCACCGTGACCAAAAACAGAGAAACGCTGAACAGCCGGCTGGATACGGCTCCCTTGCAGGATCCTGTGTTTGGCAAGCTGAACTCCACTGTGGGCTCTATAAATGCTTCCAATCGTCTGATGCACAACATTCTTCCTAGTTTCGACTCTGAATTGCGCTTGCGTACCACCTACAATTTTTGGAACAGCGAAGAGTCCACCGAGGAGGTCCAGGACCACACTACACTCAATGCAGAAATGGAACAATGGCCAGCCACATCACTTATGAGCACCAATCTTATGCGCAAACTGCTGCCACATGCTGAAAGGTCAAATCTGCGACCGCTGCATACGGGCTACATCATCACAAGTGCTCCCAATCCCAAGTCGGCAAATGAAAAGGCCGCCGAGGTAGTGCAGGATGAAGATCATGACGAGGGTCTGGATAATGCCGACGATATGTGTGTAAATGAGATTTCCATGGCCTTTGACATCAATGCCGAGTGTGAGCCCATGCCGGACCTGGATGGACCACCGCCTCTGGTGCTGGAGGTGGACTCCAATGAGCTGGAAGAGCTCACTGCCGAGGAGCAAATGGTGATCAATAATTGCCGTCGGCTACGTAAGCAGACAGAGTTCATCGAGGATTTGCGACCGGTAGACGGGAATTCCAAGCTAGAGTACTCCTACAGGCCGATGGACCAGATCTCCCAGTTTTGGGCCGGCCCCTCGCATTGGAAGTTTAAGCGGACTCGCCCGCGCAGCACTTTCTCGCAGACCAATGGACAGGTGGACACTCAGCCTATTCGCACTCAACGAGCGAAGAAGTCAGCGCATCTGAATGCCAACCGAAGAGCCAAGGCTTTGGACTATGGCAATGTGACGGAAAACTTCTTCCAACAGCTGGACACCACCATAAGGCAGCGCAAGGCGAATTTCCAAAAGAAGTGGGATCCCCGAAAGCTGATATTGCCCACCAAGTTCGAATTGGACCCGGATCTTTTCTTCAAGTACGAATCCGCTCCCAGCATAAAGTTGTCGAAACGCGCAGGTGAACCTGATTCGGATGAGGGTGGAGATCTTGGCATCGATATGGATGCGGATATGCACCACGATGATGACAATGACCAGGAGCTATTCAACAACGAGCATTTTACCGACGCCGTTCCCGCCAACGTGAGCGTTATTGCCGCGATTGCTGCGGAGCAAGCGGCCGAGGCAAGCATGATGAACGTGTCCGCGGGTGAGATTGGCCTCACCCAGATGAACGCCACTTGCAACAACACAGTCTTCGAGATCGGCACCGAGTTCGAGGGTGCGCCGTCGCAG GTTGCCAAAGTGATTGTTCCATTCGCGAAGAGAGCCAAGGTTATAGACATGAAGAATCTGAAAAAGTCCTGCAACTCTCTAATACAGAAACAATTGCTAAACGCTGTGCCGGAGGAGACGATACCCTCGCATCCCAAGAAAAAGGGCGAACACTATTCAAAGGGTTTCGCGAGTTTTCAGCAGGTGTATCAGAAGCTGCCCGACCTTTTGACCACCAAAATGTCAGACTCGCTGTCCCCGTCGGTGGCATTCTATGCGGTTCTGCATTTGGCCAACGATTTGAAACTGCGGCTAATTCCGCAGGAGGACTTGGAGGACTTTCAAATTCGCCAGGTGTTGGattga
- the vls gene encoding valois, whose protein sequence is MFPQRSSELYRTPVTHQPPPALELAGNLEYPNLNIADLNARLENLSPRLHDCWDSIAINDHNHLALATNRREGRQWWGMLFGYGRDQMHHMSVDSANFKLQAEHTVNIVRYAEDDFLLVALGDTRLQAWSTYSKVRDSQSPYCLFLVGESSAHPTPISQLSVFKADPRTAVSGSADSTLNVWDLSGADMVSTYRSRSSHTDKLTGLATPAASVDKFVTCDRGGCARLWDVRAAAPSSTCLYADASHVLSFTSAAWAAASELQGDNHIYLGDYDGKVHTLDIRVPRKLAETREYFDKGHVAQLLINGPHLAAMSNLPASVKVANVQAGHEFIYTHQDTHSRLTDAVWTDDSTLITIGHGRKMVTHAIK, encoded by the exons ATGTTCCCGCAACGCAGCTCGGAGCTGTACCGCACTCCGGTGACCCACCAGCCTCCGCCGGCACTGGAGCTGGCCGGGAATCTGGAGTACCCGAACCTCAACATTGCGGACCTAAACGCGCGATTGGAAAACCTTTCGCCGCGACTGCACGACTGCTGGGACAGCATCGCTATCAATGATCACAACCACCTGGCCCTGGCCACAAACCGACGCGAAGGACGCCAATGGTGGGGCATGTTGTTCGGCTACGGACGCGACCAGATGCACCATATGAGCGTGGACTCGGCGAACTTCAAGCTGCAGGCGGAGCACACGGTGAACATTGTGCGCTACGCTGAGGATGATTTCCTACTGGTGGCCCTTGGGGATACCCGACTCCAGGCCTGGTCCACATACTCCAAGGTGCGAGATTCTCAGTCGCCATACTGCCTCTTCCTCGTGGGCGAGTCCAGTGCGCATCCCACACCCATCAGCCAACTGAGCGTCTTCAAGGCGGATCCCCGCACTGCCGTTTCGGGCTCAGCGGACAGTACCCTCAAT GTCTGGGATCTCTCGGGCGCCGATATGGTGAGCACCTACAGATCGCGCTCCTCGCATACCGACAAGTTGACTGGCCTGGCCACACCCGCAGCTTCAGTCGATAAATTTGTGACCTGTGATCGTGGCGGCTGTGCCCGCCTTTGGGATGTCCGGGCAGCGGCTCCATCTTCCACGTGCCTCTATGCGGATGCCAGCCACGTGCTGAGCTTCACCAGTGCCGCCTGGGCAGCTGCCTCGGAGCTGCAGGGTGACAATCACATCTATCTCGGGGACTATGACGGCAAAGTTCATACTCTGGACATTCGAGTGCCACGAAAACTGGCGGAAACCAGGGAATACTTCGACAAGGGCCATGTCGCCCAGTTATTAATCAATGG GCCCCATCTGGCTGCGATGAGCAATTTGCCCGCCTCCGTGAAAGTGGCCAATGTGCAGGCGGGCCATGAGTTCATCTACACGCACCAGGACACCCATTCTCGCCTAACTGATGCCGTTTGGACCGATGATAGCACCCTCATCACCATTGGACATGGCCGCAAAATGGTGACGCACGCTATCAAATAA
- the sNPF gene encoding short neuropeptide F precursor, whose product MFHLKRELSQGCALALICLVSLQMQQPAQAEVSSAQGTPLSNLYDNLLQREYAGPVVFPNHQVERKAQRSPSLRLRFGRSDPDMLNSIVEKRWFGDVNQKPIRSPSLRLRFGRRDPSLPQMRRTAYDDLLERELTLNSQQQQQQLGTEPDSDLGADYDGLYERVVRKPQRLRWGRSVPQFEANNADNEQIERSQWYNSLLNSDKMRRMLVALQQQYEIPENVASYANDEDTDTDLNNDTSEFQREVRKPMRLRWGRSTGKAPSEQKHTPEETSSIPPKTQN is encoded by the exons ATGTTTCATTTGAAGCGGGAACTGAGTCAAGGCTGCGCCTTGGCCCTCATCTGCCTGGTGTCCCTCCAGATGCAGCAGCCCGCCCAGGCGGAGGTGTCCTCGGCTCAAG GCACTCCCCTGAGCAATCTCTATGATAATCTGCTGCAGCGCGAGTACGCCGGACCCGTCGTCTTTCCCAACCACCAGGTGGAGCGTAAGGCACAGCGCTCACCCTCTCTGCGCCTGCGATTCGGACGCAGTGATCCGGACATGCTGAACAGCATTGTGGAAAAGCGTTGGTTCGGCGACGTCAACCAGAAGCCCATCAGGTCGCCATCCCTGCGTCTGCGCTTCGGCAGGCGGGATCCCAGTCTGCCGCAGATGCGGAGGACCGCCTATGATGACCTCCTGGAGCGGGAGCTCACCCTCaacagccagcagcagcagcagcagttgggTACCGAGCCGGACTCCGATCTGGGTGCCGACTACGACGGACTGTACGAGCGAGTGGTGCGGAAGCCACAACGACTTCGCTGGGGACGCAGTGTTCCTCAGTTCGAGGCAAACAACGCGGACAATGAACAA ATTGAACGATCGCAATGGTACAACTCGCTTTTGAACTCGGACAAGATGCGGCGAATGCTAGTGGCCCTCCAGCAGCAGTACGAAATTCCGGAGAACGTGGCCAGCTATGCCAACGATGAGGACACTGATACGGATCTGAATAACGATACGTCGGAGTTCCAAAGGGAAGTCCGTAAACCAATGCGCTTGCGATGGGGCAGGAGCACTGGCAAAGCTCCGTCAGAGCAAAAG CATACTCCCGAGGAAACCTCATCCATCCCACCAAAGACACAGAACTAA